The genomic stretch CAACTGTATGTTTTGTTTCCGGTACAAACAAGGGCGGAGACATTATATCCTCGGCTTTTTGCTCCGGATCAGTTATAGCCTGGAACGCCAGGTCGGCAGTCTTAATGATACCTATAACATTATCATAATCACTCTTATAAACAGGGAAAGCCGAGTAACCCATACTGCATGATTTTTCCAATATGTCTTTTAGTTTTTCATGAGCATGAATGTAAGATACTTCTGTTCTGGGTACCATTACCTGGCGCACTACCTGATCTCCGAACTCAAAGACGCCTTCAATCATTTGCTTTTCTTCCACGGGAAGTGTACGGTGTTCGGCTATGTATAACCGAATTTCTTCTTCTGTTACTTCCTTTTCTTGCTGCTTGGGATTGGCGCCGAAAATGCGTACTACCAGATTGGTGGAAAAAGTTAAAAGCCGAGTTATGGGAGAAGTTATCTTAGCGATTAAACTAATCGGCCCTGCTATCGTCAATGCAATTTGTTCCGACCATTGCATGGCTATTCGTTTTGGTGCCAGTTCCCCGAAAACCAAAGTAATATAAGAGATAATGAGGGTAACGATGAATACAGCAAGTGTACTGGAAAATTCAGTAGGAATTCCGAATTTTTTAAACTGAAAAACCAATGCCTTAGATAACCCAACGGCTGCGGTAGCACTGGCCAAGAATCCGGCGAGTGTAATTCCCACTTGAATGGTTGCCAGGAATAAGCTGGGATCCTCAATTAACTTGAGTAGTTTTTGGGCTTTCTTGCTGCCTTCGTCTTTTAGCCGTTCTATTTTTACCCTGCGAGTGGAAATCACAGCTATTTCACTGGCCGCAAAAAAGGCATTAAGTAGTACCAATACCAGAATAAGAAGAATTCCCGTCCAATCAATTTGCAACTCAATTCCCCCGGATGCGTTTTGCTTATCTTTTGGAAAAGGAACGTAATGCATACTATAAAAGCTTTAAATAAAAGAAACCCTGTTTCCTATTGGGAACAGGGTTGTATAACTTCTCTCTTTATTACTTCTCCGTTAATACCGATAAGGACAGTTTCCAGTGGAATATTGGTTTCACTTTTTTTGACCGCCTTATTGACAATACTTATGAACCCTTGGCAGCATGTTATTTCCATATATATTATCGTTATGCTGTTAATGTTTACACTTTCAAGTATATTACAAATCTTTTCTTCGTAAGCTGCAGGATCATCAAATTTGGGGCACCCGGCGGCCACTGTCCGTCCTGCAAAAAAATCTTTATGCATGTTAGCGTAGGCGAAAGGAACACAATCCGCCACCAAGAGCAAGTCAGCATTTCTTAAGAATTCTGCCGCGGGCGGGATTAAATATAATTTGATCGGCCAATTGGTTAGGGTGGAAGAGTAAACCTGTACAGAAGGGCAGTTTTCTGCGGGCCTGTTTTGTTGGTCCATCCCGTGGGCACGTAAATGCTCCCTGTGTTTTTTGGCGAGCTCGGGTGACTGCTCTTCCAGGTGATCAAGTACTGCCTGCGCGTCGTAATCTTCAGCATCTCTTTCCTCCACTTGGAGAGCGCCTTGAGGGCAATGCCCCAAGCAAGCACCCAGGCCGTCACAAAAGCTCTCTGTCACCAAACGTGCTTTTCCATCCACAATCTGCAGCGCTCCCTCCGGGCATCCCGGGATACACTGACCACAGCCGTCGCACTTTTCTTCGTTTATTTTTATAATGCTTCTCTTCCTTTTATTCACCTTCGGTCACCTTCTCAAGGAGTTCGTTTATTTTTACTTTAAGGGTTTTCGCTGTATTGAGGCAATCCTTACCCCCTCTACCATTGGGGCTAGGGACATCCCACTGGATTACCGTAGCATCTTTTCTAATCTCGTGGGGCAGTTCCACCTCTGGCCCCATTAAAACAATAATATCCGCTTTACCCATCATTTTAATATCTTTGGGTTTTTTGCGCCAAGCGATATTCTCTTCTTGTAGTGCCTCCAGGACATTTGGATTAATCTCGCTGGCCGGATTTATTCCTGCGCTTACAAAACCCAGTTTGGAAGAGGTATTAATCTCCTTGGCCAATGCTTCAGCCAGCATGCTGCGTGCGGCATTGGCCACACCTACGAAAGCCACCCTTTGACGCTTAAGCTTGCTATAAAGTTCCACTCCCACGCATTGTTTAGCATATTTACACCACTGGATGCAAGATTCCACGTCGTTATATACAGTAAACCCACAGTTTTCACAATCTACCTTCACGTCGTTGGAGAAAACTTCTACTTCGCTGCCACATTCCGGGCAGGTTTTTATTTTAATGGTTGGGGCACCTGCCAAGGACCCTGGACATCTGTTAAACATGACTTCACCTCCGCACAACTTCCTTTCCCAAAATTCTAGCCGATTGTTCAATTAATGGAAGTAAGTTGCGTCACTGCTATAGTGTGACTTTTATCACTGTTCTGAAAATCATAATCAAGCTATGTCCTGGCCTCATAAAGAAAGGATAAAGGCCGGCACCCTCGATTTTTTACGTCAAAAAACAGGGATACCGGTCACTTTTAAACGGCTGGTAAATAGGCAAACCAAAATTACTGTGGCAATTTAATTACTAAAACATGAAATTCTTTATCTTTGTTAGCCTCTAAAGCATGTGGGATGTTTTTGGGGCTGTAGACCAGGTCGTTTTCCTGTACTTCACCCTTCTCCTCACCTACCTCAATAGTACCTTCGCCCTTGACTATTTGAAACAACACATTTACCGGTGTTTTATGGCTGGGCACCTCTTCGCCGGGCTTGAGTAATAAATTCATTACCACTAAGCCGTCCCTGTCTATAAGTTTTCGTCCCTGCACTTTCTTTGGTGTTGTAGATGTCTCCATTTCACTCATACGGATAATTTCCACGCCAAATCACTCCTTCTAAAATTTTAGCCTTTACCATTTTAGCCAGTTTCATTTCAGCCACTTCAAATGGGTGCACTTAGTTAGGTGCAATTTTATCGCCTTAAATCTTATGGTGATATGATATAGGTCACACTAAGACAAAAAATGGATCACAGAGTAAATTTTTCAGCACAATAAATTAGTACTGTGATTTAAATCACAGTATTTGCTCCACTTTAAGATTTATAATAACTGGAAGGTAAGTAATTACTCACTTAG from Bacillota bacterium encodes the following:
- a CDS encoding HlyC/CorC family transporter, producing the protein MHYVPFPKDKQNASGGIELQIDWTGILLILVLVLLNAFFAASEIAVISTRRVKIERLKDEGSKKAQKLLKLIEDPSLFLATIQVGITLAGFLASATAAVGLSKALVFQFKKFGIPTEFSSTLAVFIVTLIISYITLVFGELAPKRIAMQWSEQIALTIAGPISLIAKITSPITRLLTFSTNLVVRIFGANPKQQEKEVTEEEIRLYIAEHRTLPVEEKQMIEGVFEFGDQVVRQVMVPRTEVSYIHAHEKLKDILEKSCSMGYSAFPVYKSDYDNVIGIIKTADLAFQAITDPEQKAEDIMSPPLFVPETKHTVELLKEFRQKNIAMAIIVDEYGGTAGLVTLEDLVDEIIGDVVNEKRFISKTAPGEWLVKGGTPMQEIIETLSLKRIPHDKDYETIAGFILEQLGELPSEGETVSWEGYKFKVKKVRNRRIKQVLVIANLVEDGQQYQ
- a CDS encoding 4Fe-4S dicluster domain-containing protein, which gives rise to MNKRKRSIIKINEEKCDGCGQCIPGCPEGALQIVDGKARLVTESFCDGLGACLGHCPQGALQVEERDAEDYDAQAVLDHLEEQSPELAKKHREHLRAHGMDQQNRPAENCPSVQVYSSTLTNWPIKLYLIPPAAEFLRNADLLLVADCVPFAYANMHKDFFAGRTVAAGCPKFDDPAAYEEKICNILESVNINSITIIYMEITCCQGFISIVNKAVKKSETNIPLETVLIGINGEVIKREVIQPCSQ
- a CDS encoding cupin domain-containing protein — protein: MEIIRMSEMETSTTPKKVQGRKLIDRDGLVVMNLLLKPGEEVPSHKTPVNVLFQIVKGEGTIEVGEEKGEVQENDLVYSPKNIPHALEANKDKEFHVLVIKLPQ